The Kaustia mangrovi genome has a segment encoding these proteins:
- the rsmD gene encoding 16S rRNA (guanine(966)-N(2))-methyltransferase RsmD has translation MRIVGGRHRGTALSAPKSRAVRPTSDRTREAVFNILAHGAAAIELEGARVLDLFAGTGALGLEALSRGARFCLFIDNSSEGRALVRHNVETLKATGAAKIWRRDATRLGDVAPMQPFDLVFADPPYGRGLGAAALASVLAGGWLAPGGIALLEESAEAEIAVPPGLAAVDRRVYGDTQLLFLKRED, from the coding sequence ATGCGCATCGTCGGCGGCCGTCATAGGGGCACGGCGCTCAGCGCGCCGAAATCCCGCGCCGTGCGCCCGACCAGCGACCGCACCCGCGAGGCGGTGTTCAACATCCTCGCCCACGGCGCGGCGGCCATCGAGCTCGAAGGCGCGCGCGTGCTCGACCTGTTCGCGGGCACCGGCGCGCTGGGGCTGGAGGCTCTCTCGCGCGGCGCGCGCTTCTGCCTGTTCATCGACAATTCGTCGGAGGGCCGCGCGCTCGTGCGGCACAATGTCGAGACGCTGAAGGCGACGGGCGCTGCCAAGATCTGGCGGCGCGACGCCACGCGGCTCGGCGACGTCGCGCCCATGCAGCCCTTCGATCTCGTCTTCGCCGACCCGCCCTATGGCCGGGGGCTCGGTGCGGCGGCGCTCGCCTCGGTGCTCGCCGGGGGATGGCTGGCGCCCGGCGGGATCGCCCTGCTGGAGGAGAGCGCGGAGGCCGAGATCGCCGTGCCGCCAGGGCTTGCGGCGGTCGACCGGAGGGTCTACGGCGATACCCAGCTCCTGTTCCTGAAGCGGGAGGACTGA
- a CDS encoding nucleoside deaminase: MDLALEEARAAAERGEVPVGAVVSGPGGEVLASAGNRTLELKDPTAHAELLAIREACARLGSERLTGCDLHVTLEPCAMCATAISFARIRRLYYGAADEKMGGVDHGPRIFAQATCHHRPEVYGGIGERQAADLLKAFFAGRR, encoded by the coding sequence ATGGATCTGGCGCTTGAGGAGGCGCGCGCCGCCGCCGAACGCGGCGAGGTGCCGGTCGGCGCGGTCGTGTCGGGCCCCGGCGGCGAGGTGCTGGCCAGCGCCGGCAACCGCACGCTGGAGCTGAAGGACCCGACGGCGCATGCCGAGCTCCTGGCGATCCGCGAGGCCTGCGCGCGGCTCGGCTCGGAGCGGCTGACGGGCTGCGACCTCCATGTGACGCTTGAGCCCTGCGCCATGTGCGCCACGGCGATCTCGTTTGCCCGCATCCGCCGGCTCTATTACGGCGCGGCGGACGAGAAGATGGGCGGCGTCGACCACGGGCCCCGGATCTTCGCGCAGGCGACCTGCCATCACCGCCCGGAGGTCTATGGCGGCATCGGCGAGCGGCAGGCCGCCGATCTCCTCAAGGCCTTCTTCGCGGGGCGCCGGTAG
- a CDS encoding patatin-like phospholipase family protein, with protein MADRPYPRIGLALGGGGARGLAHIAILEAFDETGVRPAAIAGTSIGALIGAAYAAGYSAREIRTHAEGALANRIEAARRFLGDSRVKMLDLINLRPFSGALFEGQALARLALPEIMPETFDELAIPLTLMATDFYGRKEVALKSGPLIPAVAASMALPGLVSPQTIDGCLLIDGGVTNPLPFDHLENVDVTIAVDVTGRPVRESDEPPSGTELWFRSAMIMEHLIVQAKIERRAPDMLIVPDIDEFRVLEFLKIREILAGSAPAKAELKRALEKLLQSQTA; from the coding sequence ATGGCCGACCGCCCATATCCCCGGATCGGACTGGCGCTCGGCGGCGGCGGTGCGCGCGGGCTTGCCCATATCGCCATACTGGAGGCCTTCGACGAGACGGGCGTACGCCCCGCCGCGATCGCCGGCACCAGCATCGGTGCGCTGATCGGCGCGGCCTATGCCGCCGGCTATTCCGCCCGCGAGATCCGCACCCATGCGGAAGGCGCGCTCGCCAACCGGATCGAGGCCGCCCGCCGTTTCCTCGGCGATTCGCGGGTCAAGATGCTCGACCTCATCAATCTCAGGCCGTTCTCCGGCGCGCTCTTCGAGGGCCAGGCGCTCGCCCGCCTCGCCCTGCCGGAGATCATGCCGGAGACCTTCGACGAGCTCGCCATCCCGCTCACCCTCATGGCGACGGATTTCTACGGGCGCAAGGAAGTCGCCCTGAAGAGCGGGCCGCTCATTCCCGCCGTCGCCGCCAGCATGGCGCTGCCGGGCCTCGTCTCGCCGCAGACCATAGACGGCTGCCTGTTGATCGACGGCGGGGTGACCAACCCCCTGCCCTTCGACCATCTGGAGAATGTCGACGTCACCATCGCCGTCGACGTCACCGGCCGCCCGGTGCGCGAGTCCGACGAACCGCCGAGCGGAACGGAGCTGTGGTTCCGGTCGGCCATGATCATGGAGCACCTGATCGTCCAGGCGAAGATCGAGCGCCGCGCGCCGGACATGCTGATCGTGCCGGATATCGACGAGTTCCGCGTGCTGGAGTTCCTCAAGATCCGGGAGATCCTCGCCGGCTCCGCCCCGGCCAAGGCGGAGCTGAAACGGGCGCTCGAAAAGCTCCTGCAGTCGCAGACGGCCTGA
- a CDS encoding phosphotransferase family protein: MDRIDRQSEFSGVREVPDALRIDEARLARWLEAHVEGFAGPVTVEQFKGGQSNPTYRVTAASGRYVLRRKPPGTLLPSAHAVDREYRVISALHGTGFPVAKPHALCEDEGVIGTAFYVMDHVDGRVIWEPHMPASDPGERAAVYDRLNETIARLHTIDYEAVGLSDFGKPGGYVARQIRRWSQQYSASATEDVAEMDRLMAWLPGACPEDTGAAIVHGDFRLDNVILHESEPRVLAVLDWELATLGDPLADFTYHLMQWRMPPSETGAGVGSLVGHDLAALGIPDLDSYTARYCERTGRRRLEGFDFYFAYNFFRMAAIFQGIVARARAGNAANPKAEAMASQVRPMAETAWHYARRAGAS, encoded by the coding sequence ATGGACCGTATCGACCGTCAGAGCGAGTTTTCCGGCGTACGCGAGGTGCCCGACGCCCTGCGCATCGACGAGGCGCGGCTGGCGCGCTGGCTCGAGGCCCATGTGGAGGGGTTTGCCGGGCCCGTTACGGTGGAGCAGTTCAAGGGCGGCCAGTCGAACCCCACCTATCGCGTGACCGCCGCCTCCGGCCGCTATGTCCTGCGCCGCAAGCCGCCGGGCACGCTTCTGCCGTCGGCCCATGCGGTCGACCGGGAATACCGCGTGATCTCCGCGCTCCACGGAACCGGCTTCCCCGTGGCGAAGCCCCATGCGCTGTGCGAGGACGAGGGCGTGATCGGCACCGCCTTCTACGTCATGGACCATGTCGACGGGCGGGTGATCTGGGAGCCGCATATGCCGGCGTCGGATCCTGGCGAGCGCGCAGCCGTCTACGACCGGCTCAACGAGACCATCGCGCGGCTCCACACCATCGACTACGAGGCCGTGGGCCTTTCCGATTTCGGCAAGCCCGGCGGCTATGTCGCCCGCCAGATCCGCCGCTGGTCGCAGCAGTACAGCGCGTCCGCGACGGAGGATGTCGCGGAGATGGACCGGCTGATGGCCTGGCTGCCCGGCGCCTGCCCTGAGGATACGGGCGCGGCCATCGTCCATGGCGATTTCCGGCTCGACAATGTGATCCTCCACGAAAGCGAGCCGCGCGTGCTCGCGGTGCTCGACTGGGAGCTCGCGACCCTCGGCGATCCGCTCGCCGACTTCACCTATCACCTGATGCAGTGGCGCATGCCGCCGTCGGAGACCGGCGCCGGCGTCGGCTCGCTCGTCGGCCACGACCTCGCCGCGCTCGGCATTCCCGACCTCGACAGCTACACCGCGCGCTATTGCGAGCGCACGGGCCGCCGGCGCCTCGAAGGCTTCGACTTCTACTTCGCCTACAACTTCTTCCGCATGGCCGCGATCTTCCAGGGCATCGTGGCGCGTGCGCGCGCCGGCAACGCCGCCAATCCGAAGGCGGAGGCGATGGCGAGCCAGGTGAGACCCATGGCCGAGACCGCCTGGCACTATGCCCGGCGCGCCGGCGCCAGCTAG
- a CDS encoding alpha/beta fold hydrolase, which yields MSELFPDFEERWFETFGADIFARIGGSGPPLVLQHGYPQTHAMWHRIAPALAERFTVIMPDLRGYGLSSCPPNDPDNFAYSKRAMGQDIVQLMKELGYESFAFAGHDRGARVGYRLALDEPARVEKLAVLDIVPTHTMWQNMNQHLAMNAYHWLFLAQPHPLPELLIEQRSVAYLDHTLASWTAAKDLSAFDERALAEYRSFYSIPERIHATCNDYRAGQTYDLAADEADFEAGHKIRCPVLAMPGSSGFPSGVTISTEAAWREWANSVEVVTLDCGHFVAEEAPEATLKALLGFLED from the coding sequence ATGAGCGAACTTTTCCCGGATTTCGAGGAGCGATGGTTCGAGACCTTCGGCGCGGACATCTTCGCCCGCATCGGAGGCTCCGGCCCGCCCCTCGTGCTCCAGCACGGCTATCCCCAGACACACGCCATGTGGCACAGGATCGCGCCGGCGCTCGCGGAACGGTTCACGGTGATCATGCCGGACCTGCGCGGCTACGGCCTGTCCTCCTGCCCGCCCAACGATCCCGACAACTTCGCCTATTCGAAGCGCGCCATGGGCCAGGACATCGTCCAGCTCATGAAGGAGCTGGGCTATGAATCCTTCGCGTTTGCCGGCCACGACCGGGGCGCGCGGGTCGGCTACCGGCTGGCGCTCGACGAGCCGGCGCGGGTGGAGAAGCTCGCCGTGCTCGACATCGTGCCGACCCACACGATGTGGCAGAACATGAACCAGCATCTGGCGATGAACGCCTATCACTGGCTTTTCCTCGCACAGCCGCACCCGCTGCCGGAGCTCCTGATCGAGCAGCGCTCGGTGGCCTATCTCGACCATACGCTGGCGAGCTGGACGGCAGCGAAGGACCTGAGCGCCTTCGACGAGCGCGCGCTCGCGGAATATCGCAGCTTCTATTCCATCCCCGAACGCATCCACGCCACCTGCAACGACTACCGCGCCGGACAGACCTACGATCTCGCCGCCGACGAGGCCGATTTCGAGGCCGGCCACAAGATCCGCTGTCCGGTGCTGGCCATGCCGGGCAGCTCCGGCTTCCCGTCGGGCGTCACGATCTCCACGGAAGCGGCCTGGCGCGAATGGGCGAATTCGGTGGAGGTCGTCACGCTCGATTGCGGCCATTTCGTCGCCGAGGAGGCGCCGGAGGCCACGCTCAAGGCCCTGCTCGGCTTTCTGGAGGATTGA
- the purD gene encoding phosphoribosylamine--glycine ligase, giving the protein MNVLVIGSGGREHALCWALSGSPELETLYCAPGNGGIQDVAACVDLDIANHGDVIRFCRDNSVGFVVVGPEAPLVDGLVDSLADADIKAFGPTQAAARLEGSKGFTKDLCARFGIPGAAYARFTDAGAAKAYIADRGAPIVVKADGLAAGKGVVVAETVDQAQDAVDEMFAGAFGEAGAEVVVEECLVGEEASFFALVDGETALPLATAQDHKRVGDGDTGPNTGGMGAYSPAPVMTEEMCARTMREIIEPTVRAMAEIGAPYRGVLYAGLMITADGPKLIEYNVRFGDPECQVLMMRLRSDFLIALLAACDGELKDFDLRWSNESALTVVMAAKGYPGAYEKGSEIRGLDKAATLEGVEIFHAGTKREGDSLRAAGGRVLNVCALGPTVADARMRAYAAIDLIDWPEGFCRGDIGWRAVDREAG; this is encoded by the coding sequence ATGAACGTCCTTGTCATTGGTTCGGGTGGGCGCGAGCACGCGCTGTGCTGGGCACTGTCGGGAAGCCCGGAGCTGGAAACGCTCTATTGCGCGCCCGGCAATGGCGGCATTCAGGACGTCGCGGCCTGCGTCGATCTCGATATCGCGAACCATGGCGACGTCATCCGGTTCTGCCGGGACAATTCGGTCGGCTTCGTGGTCGTCGGCCCCGAGGCGCCGCTCGTCGACGGGCTGGTGGACAGCCTCGCCGATGCGGACATCAAGGCCTTCGGCCCGACGCAGGCGGCGGCGCGGCTGGAGGGCTCCAAGGGCTTCACGAAGGACCTGTGCGCGCGCTTCGGCATTCCCGGCGCGGCCTATGCCCGCTTCACCGACGCCGGCGCCGCGAAGGCCTATATCGCCGATCGGGGCGCGCCCATCGTCGTCAAGGCTGACGGGCTTGCCGCCGGCAAGGGCGTGGTCGTGGCCGAAACGGTCGACCAAGCCCAGGACGCCGTCGACGAAATGTTCGCCGGCGCCTTCGGCGAGGCCGGCGCGGAGGTCGTGGTCGAGGAGTGCCTCGTCGGCGAGGAGGCGAGCTTCTTCGCGCTGGTCGACGGCGAGACCGCCCTGCCGCTCGCCACCGCGCAGGACCACAAGCGCGTGGGCGACGGCGACACCGGGCCCAATACGGGCGGCATGGGCGCCTATTCGCCGGCTCCGGTCATGACGGAGGAGATGTGCGCGCGGACCATGCGCGAGATCATCGAGCCCACCGTGCGCGCCATGGCCGAGATCGGCGCGCCCTATCGCGGCGTGCTCTATGCCGGGCTCATGATCACCGCCGACGGGCCGAAGCTCATCGAATACAATGTCCGCTTCGGCGATCCGGAATGCCAGGTGCTCATGATGCGCCTCAGATCGGACTTCCTGATCGCGCTTCTCGCGGCCTGCGACGGGGAGCTGAAGGATTTCGATCTGAGATGGTCCAATGAGAGCGCGCTGACCGTGGTGATGGCCGCGAAGGGCTATCCCGGCGCGTATGAGAAGGGATCGGAGATCCGCGGCCTCGACAAGGCGGCCACGCTGGAGGGCGTGGAGATCTTCCATGCGGGCACGAAGCGGGAGGGCGATTCGCTGCGGGCCGCCGGCGGGCGCGTGCTCAATGTCTGCGCGCTCGGGCCCACCGTCGCGGATGCGCGCATGAGGGCCTATGCCGCCATAGACCTCATCGACTGGCCGGAAGGCTTCTGCCGCGGCGACATCGGCTGGCGGGCCGTCGACCGGGAGGCCGGTTGA
- the xseA gene encoding exodeoxyribonuclease VII large subunit: MPNDDPMADWPLGEPAEAGQPNVAEFSVSEISQALKRTLEDAYGHVRVRGELGRVSRPSSGHVYLDLKDDRAVLSGVIWRGVARTLRIQPEQGLEVIVTGRITTFPGQSRYQIVIEQMEPAGRGALMALLEERRKALEAEGLFAPDRKQALPYLPRVIGVVTSPTGAVIRDIMHRLADRFPRRVIVWPVRVQGESCAGEVSAAIRGFNALAPDGAIPRPDVLIVARGGGSIEDLWGFNEEEVVRAAAASDIPLISAVGHETDWTLIDYVADERAPTPTAAAERAVPVRGELLATVADLGARERRALSRLFEERRTRVRSAARGLPRPEDILGLARQRFDTASGRLGRALKANTQHHRTRWVQATARLTPRTFTSLIERQRERLETRSHRLARGLAVSARQVIVEGRRRLGELDGRGGRAMRRRLNDVGRQLDGQAKLLESLSYRSVLGRGFALVRDGTGRPVRRAGETSPGADLEIEFQDGRVAARIAGPADGAPSDKPARPQPARPRKPAKGPGQGELF; this comes from the coding sequence ATGCCGAATGACGACCCCATGGCGGACTGGCCGCTCGGCGAGCCGGCGGAGGCCGGCCAGCCGAACGTCGCCGAATTTTCCGTCAGCGAGATTTCCCAGGCGCTGAAGCGCACGCTGGAGGACGCCTACGGCCATGTGCGCGTGCGCGGCGAGCTGGGCCGCGTCAGCCGGCCGTCCTCCGGCCATGTCTATCTCGACCTGAAGGACGACAGGGCGGTGCTGTCCGGCGTCATATGGCGCGGCGTCGCGCGCACCTTGCGCATCCAGCCCGAGCAGGGGCTGGAGGTGATCGTCACGGGCCGCATCACCACCTTTCCCGGCCAGTCGCGCTATCAGATCGTCATCGAGCAGATGGAGCCCGCCGGGCGCGGCGCGCTGATGGCGCTTCTGGAGGAACGCCGCAAGGCGCTGGAGGCGGAGGGGCTGTTCGCGCCCGACCGCAAGCAGGCGCTGCCCTATCTTCCGCGCGTGATCGGCGTGGTGACCTCGCCGACCGGCGCCGTCATCCGCGATATCATGCACAGGCTCGCCGACCGGTTCCCCCGCCGCGTGATCGTCTGGCCGGTCCGGGTCCAGGGGGAGAGCTGCGCGGGCGAGGTCTCGGCCGCGATAAGGGGCTTCAACGCACTGGCGCCCGACGGCGCGATCCCGAGGCCCGACGTGCTGATCGTCGCGCGCGGCGGGGGTTCGATAGAGGATCTGTGGGGCTTCAACGAGGAGGAGGTCGTGCGCGCGGCGGCGGCCAGCGATATCCCGCTGATCTCCGCGGTCGGCCACGAGACCGACTGGACGCTCATCGACTATGTGGCCGACGAGCGCGCACCGACGCCGACGGCGGCCGCCGAGCGCGCGGTGCCGGTGCGCGGCGAGCTTCTGGCCACGGTCGCCGATCTCGGTGCGCGCGAGCGCCGGGCGCTCTCCCGGCTGTTCGAGGAGCGGCGCACCCGCGTGCGCTCCGCGGCCCGCGGCCTGCCGCGCCCGGAGGATATTCTGGGTCTGGCCCGCCAGCGCTTCGACACGGCATCGGGCCGGCTCGGGCGTGCGCTCAAGGCCAACACGCAGCATCACCGCACGCGCTGGGTCCAGGCGACGGCACGCCTGACGCCGCGCACCTTCACGAGCCTCATCGAGCGCCAGCGCGAGCGTCTGGAGACGCGCAGCCACCGGCTCGCCCGGGGGCTTGCGGTCTCCGCGCGCCAGGTGATCGTCGAGGGGCGCAGGCGGCTCGGCGAGCTCGACGGGCGCGGGGGGCGCGCCATGCGCCGCCGGCTTAACGATGTCGGCCGCCAGCTCGACGGACAGGCGAAGCTTCTTGAGTCGCTGAGCTACCGCTCCGTGCTGGGGCGCGGCTTCGCGCTGGTGCGCGACGGGACGGGCCGGCCCGTGCGCCGGGCGGGGGAGACGAGCCCGGGCGCCGATCTGGAGATCGAGTTCCAGGATGGCCGCGTCGCCGCCCGCATTGCCGGGCCGGCAGACGGCGCGCCGTCGGACAAGCCGGCCAGACCGCAGCCCGCCAGGCCGCGGAAGCCGGCAAAGGGGCCCGGTCAGGGCGAGCTGTTCTGA
- the murI gene encoding glutamate racemase — protein sequence MRGHRILLFDSGMGGLTVARAVRARLPEAELVYAADTAAFPYGDWAEPLLVRRILSVMERLVEAVRPDAVVVACNTASTLALQPLRARFDIPFVGTVPAIKPAAEQTRSGVIGVLATPGTVRRDYTRALIDTYAYHCTVVVHGSSGLARLAEAKLQGHPPARDALRREIRSVYKRRGGGRTDVVVLGCTHYPLLLPELEAASPWPVTFIDPASAIARRVAQLLENGGAPGASGADIAADTVIVTSPVLTAETFEAYARFGFTAHRELAIAAAGRQWLDSQ from the coding sequence GTGCGCGGCCATCGCATATTGCTGTTCGATTCCGGCATGGGCGGCCTCACCGTCGCCCGGGCGGTGCGCGCGCGCCTGCCGGAGGCGGAGCTCGTCTATGCCGCCGACACCGCGGCCTTTCCCTATGGGGACTGGGCGGAACCGCTTCTCGTCCGGCGCATCCTCTCGGTGATGGAGCGCCTTGTCGAGGCGGTGCGCCCCGACGCGGTGGTCGTGGCCTGCAACACCGCCAGCACGCTGGCACTTCAGCCCCTGAGGGCGCGGTTCGACATTCCGTTCGTCGGCACGGTGCCGGCCATCAAGCCCGCCGCCGAGCAGACGAGGAGCGGCGTGATCGGCGTGCTCGCCACGCCGGGGACGGTGCGGCGCGACTATACCCGCGCGCTCATCGACACCTATGCCTATCACTGCACGGTCGTCGTGCACGGCTCGTCGGGCCTTGCGCGCCTCGCGGAGGCGAAGCTGCAAGGGCATCCGCCAGCGAGGGACGCCCTGCGCCGGGAGATCCGGTCGGTCTACAAGCGCCGGGGCGGGGGGCGCACGGATGTCGTCGTGCTCGGCTGCACGCACTATCCGCTGCTGCTGCCGGAGCTGGAGGCGGCGAGCCCGTGGCCCGTGACCTTCATCGATCCCGCCTCGGCGATCGCGCGCCGCGTCGCCCAGCTGCTCGAGAACGGCGGCGCGCCGGGCGCAAGCGGCGCCGATATCGCGGCGGACACGGTGATCGTCACCTCGCCCGTGCTCACGGCGGAGACCTTCGAGGCCTATGCCCGGTTCGGCTTCACCGCCCACCGGGAGCTCGCCATCGCCGCCGCCGGGCGGCAGTGGCTCGATTCGCAATAG
- the rpsD gene encoding 30S ribosomal protein S4, producing MSKRDRAKYKLDRRMGENVWGRPKSPVNRREYGPGQHGQRRRGKLSDFGIQLRAKQKLKGYYGNITEKQFKGIYERATRMRGDTSENLIGLLEQRLDAVVYRAKFVPTVFAARQFVNHGHVKVNGRRVNIPSYRVKVGDVIEVREKSRELPMVLEATQMAERDVPDYIEADHKKMTAAMTRVPALADVPYPVHMEPNLVIEFYSR from the coding sequence ATGAGCAAGCGCGACAGGGCTAAGTACAAGCTCGACCGCCGTATGGGCGAAAATGTCTGGGGCCGCCCGAAGAGCCCCGTGAACCGCCGTGAATACGGCCCCGGCCAGCATGGCCAGCGGCGCCGCGGCAAGCTGTCCGACTTCGGCATCCAGCTGCGCGCCAAGCAGAAGCTCAAGGGCTATTACGGCAACATCACCGAGAAGCAGTTCAAGGGCATCTACGAGCGTGCGACGCGGATGCGCGGCGACACCTCGGAGAACCTGATCGGCCTTCTCGAGCAGCGTCTCGACGCGGTGGTGTACCGCGCGAAGTTCGTGCCGACGGTCTTCGCCGCGCGCCAGTTCGTCAATCACGGCCACGTCAAGGTCAATGGCCGGCGGGTCAACATTCCGAGCTACCGCGTCAAGGTCGGCGACGTCATCGAGGTGCGCGAGAAGTCGCGCGAGCTGCCGATGGTGCTCGAGGCGACCCAGATGGCCGAGCGCGACGTGCCGGACTATATCGAGGCCGACCACAAGAAGATGACCGCGGCCATGACCCGCGTTCCGGCGCTCGCCGATGTGCCCTATCCGGTGCACATGGAGCCCAATCTGGTCATCGAGTTCTATTCGCGATAA
- a CDS encoding usg protein, with translation MTETVTTESDMSRQLQGYSLTTAEILYHMPDHPGLLQSFLWQNYDLAPRFPRLIGFLDFWAHNLDGTLAQVCVAHRELVSPAQMRLVGSEWRLN, from the coding sequence GTGACCGAAACCGTGACGACCGAAAGCGACATGTCCCGCCAGTTGCAGGGCTACAGCCTGACCACGGCGGAAATCCTGTATCACATGCCGGATCATCCGGGCCTGCTGCAGTCCTTCCTGTGGCAGAACTACGATCTGGCGCCGCGCTTTCCGCGGCTGATCGGCTTTCTGGACTTCTGGGCCCACAATCTGGATGGCACGCTCGCGCAGGTCTGCGTGGCCCATCGCGAGCTCGTCTCGCCCGCGCAGATGCGTCTCGTCGGTTCGGAATGGCGGCTGAACTGA
- a CDS encoding MFS transporter, with protein MTTSPSPDALPFWQRPATIIVAGCLICLTSFGVRSSFGLFTAPISDAHGWPREVFGLALALQNLLWGVAQPFAGAAADRFGTARVLAVGALIYATGVALIPYSDTPGLFYLSAGMLSGIGIATASFAIVMTAFSRRMPPERRSWAFGIATSASSLGQFVFAPLGQAFIAAYGWQTAMLLLAVLLLFCLPLTMALRGSASDSTNADDASDPEVTLGGALAWALRYRSYVLLVFGFFVCGFQLAFITIHMPPYLTESGIGAGVAAGAIAIVGLANVAGSYISGILGGRLSKRYLLSAIYFGRAAAITVFLLVPLSTVSVFGFAVVMGLLWLSTVPPTAGLVALMFGTRYMGMLYGIVFFSHQVGSFLGVWLGGVLYDRMGNYDAVWWLSVALGLFATLVHLPIREARAPGAVRDSATA; from the coding sequence ATGACGACATCTCCCTCTCCGGACGCCCTGCCCTTCTGGCAACGGCCCGCAACCATCATCGTCGCCGGCTGCCTCATCTGTCTCACGAGCTTCGGCGTACGCTCGAGCTTCGGGCTGTTCACGGCGCCGATCTCCGACGCCCATGGCTGGCCGCGCGAGGTGTTCGGCCTCGCGCTCGCGCTGCAGAACCTGCTCTGGGGCGTGGCCCAGCCCTTCGCCGGCGCCGCCGCCGACCGGTTCGGCACGGCGCGCGTCCTGGCCGTCGGCGCGCTGATCTACGCGACGGGCGTGGCGCTCATCCCCTATTCCGACACGCCGGGCCTGTTCTATCTCTCCGCGGGCATGCTGAGCGGCATCGGCATCGCGACGGCCTCCTTCGCCATCGTCATGACGGCGTTCTCGCGGCGCATGCCGCCGGAGCGCCGGTCGTGGGCCTTCGGGATCGCCACCTCGGCGAGCTCGCTCGGCCAGTTCGTCTTCGCCCCGCTCGGACAGGCCTTCATCGCCGCCTATGGCTGGCAGACGGCAATGCTTCTGCTCGCCGTCCTCCTGCTCTTCTGCCTGCCGCTGACCATGGCCCTGCGCGGCAGCGCGAGCGACAGCACCAATGCCGACGACGCCTCCGACCCGGAGGTCACGCTCGGCGGCGCCCTCGCCTGGGCGCTGCGCTACCGCTCCTATGTGCTCCTCGTCTTCGGTTTCTTCGTGTGCGGCTTCCAGCTCGCCTTCATCACGATCCACATGCCGCCCTATCTCACCGAGAGCGGCATCGGCGCGGGCGTCGCCGCGGGCGCGATCGCCATTGTCGGGCTGGCCAATGTGGCCGGCTCCTACATATCGGGCATATTGGGCGGGAGGCTGTCCAAGCGCTATCTCCTGAGCGCGATCTATTTCGGCCGTGCCGCCGCGATCACGGTCTTCCTGCTCGTGCCGCTGTCGACGGTGAGCGTCTTCGGGTTCGCCGTGGTGATGGGGCTTCTGTGGCTGTCGACCGTGCCGCCCACGGCGGGGCTGGTCGCGCTCATGTTCGGCACGCGCTATATGGGCATGCTCTACGGCATCGTCTTCTTCAGCCACCAGGTCGGCTCGTTCCTCGGCGTCTGGCTGGGCGGCGTCCTCTATGACCGCATGGGCAATTACGACGCGGTGTGGTGGCTGTCCGTCGCGCTCGGCCTGTTCGCGACCCTCGTCCACCTGCCGATCCGCGAGGCGCGCGCGCCCGGTGCCGTCCGCGACAGCGCGACGGCCTGA